The Rhododendron vialii isolate Sample 1 chromosome 6a, ASM3025357v1 genome includes a window with the following:
- the LOC131330270 gene encoding receptor-like protein kinase THESEUS 1, which translates to MIGMKLVKWVPFVLSFLFVFVVHESFASFIPLDNYLIACGSSQNVTFLGQTYISDSVQSSFSWKSQGNSIVTTSNSSAPFPVYQSARVFQNPLSYKFDIKQVGGHWIRLYFYPLPDSGQNLSSASITVVTENFVLLSNFTFKNYNGSYLFKEYAVNVASDDLTLTFIPSNNSVAFVNAIEVVSIPDELLPDQALALSPSAPFSGLSSYALETVYRLNMGGPLLTAQNDTLGRTWENDARYLHVNSSAVNVSVNPANIKYKAALTPQIAPNWVYATAETMGEANVADDNFNITWVLPVDPNFTYFVRVHFCDIVSKSMNNLVFNLYINSYIALGSLDLSTLTGGLGVPYYKDFVSNTSANSDTLTVSVGPDTMADVTDAIMNGLEVLKISNKARSLDGLSPVETILPLSASKNISIGIIIGSVVGAVAAVAFIGFCYCCLVSRRSKTTNTGGHTWLPLPLHGNSQTMTKMSTVSQKSGTASCISLASSNLGRLFTFQEIMDATNKFDESLLLGVGGFGRVYKGTVEDGTKVAVKRGNPRSEQGLAEFRTEIEMLSKLRHRHLVSLIGYCDERSEMILVYEYMANGPLRSHLYGTDLPPLSWKQRLEICIGACRGLHYLHTGAAQSIIHRDVKTTNILLDENFVAKVADFGLSKTGPALDQTHVSTAVKGSFGYLDPEYFRRQQLTEKSDVYSFGVVLMEVLCTRPALNPVLPREQVNIAEWAMTWQKKGMLDQIMDQNLVGKVNPASLRKFGETAEKCLAEHGVDRPSMGDVLWNLEYALQLEETSSALMEPEDNSTNHIPVIPLTPLEPFDNSVSMVDGVASGTDDDAEDAATSAVFSQLVNPRGR; encoded by the coding sequence ATGATAGGGATGAAACTAGTGAAGTGGGTTCCTTTCGTtctatcttttttgtttgtttttgtggtTCATGAATCCTTTGCCTCTTTCATCCCTCTTGATAACTATTTGATTGCTTGTGGATCTTCACAAAATGTAACATTCCTAGGTCAGACATATATTTCTGATTCAGTGCAATCTTCGTTTTCATGGAAAAGTCAAGGAAATTCTATTGTTACTACCTCCAATTCTAGTGCCCCTTTTCCGGTCTACCAATCTGCTCGAGTTTTCCAAAATCCGTTATCATACAAATTCGATATCAAACAAGTAGGTGGGCACTGGATCCGGCTCTACTTTTACCCTCTTCCAGATTCAGGTCAAAACTTGTCATCCGCCTCCATAACCGTAGTCACGGAAAACTTTGTGCTCTTGAGCAACTTTACATTCAAGAACTACAATGGCTCTTATCTGTTTAAGGAGTATGCTGTCAATGTGGCTTCGGACGACTTGACACTTACTTTCATCCCTTCCAACAATTCAGTGGCATTTGTTAATGCGATTGAAGTTGTCTCCATCCCGGACGAGTTGCTGCCTGACCAGGCACTAGCTTTATCCCCCTCTGCCCCTTTTAGTGGCCTTTCCAGTTATGCCCTTGAAACCGTTTACAGATTGAACATGGGCGGTCCCTTGCTCACTGCTCAGAATGATACATTGGGAAGAACTTGGGAAAATGATGCGAGATACCTCCACGTGAACAGCTCTGCTGTCAATGTTTCTGTTAACCCTGCAAACATAAAATACAAAGCTGCTCTCACACCTCAAATTGCACCAAATTGGGTTTATGCCACAGCTGAAACCATGGGTGAGGCCAATGTAGCCGATGATAACTTCAACATTACATGGGTCCTACCTGTTGACCCAAACTTCACCTATTTTGTCAGAGTGCACTTCTGCGATATCGTGAGCAAGTCCATGAACAACCTTGTGTTCAATCTATACATAAACTCTTATATTGCTCTTGGGAGTTTGGACCTATCAACTTTAACAGGAGGCTTGGGTGTGCCTTACTACAAAGATTTTGTTTCCAATACTTCTGCCAATTCCGATACTTTGACAGTCAGTGTTGGTCCAGATACAATGGCTGATGTAACGGATGCCATCATGAATGGTTTGGAGGTACTGAAGATTAGTAATAAAGCCAGGAGTTTGGACGGGCTTTCACCCGTTGAGACTATCCTCCCTTTATCAGCCTCCAAAAACATCAGCATCGGCATTATAATCGGTTCAGTTGTGGGTGCTGTAGCTGCAGTTGCATTTATTGGTTTCTGTTATTGCTGCTTGGTATCCCGTAGGTCAAAGACTACCAATACAGGGGGGCATACATGGCTTCCTCTTCCTTTACATGGAAACTCTCAAACCATGACAAAAATGTCTACAGTTTCTCAGAAGAGCGGAACCGCCAGCTGTATCTCTTTAGCTTCCAGCAACCTCGGTCGGTTGTTCACGTTCCAAGAAATTATGGATGCCACTAACAAGTTCGACGAGAGCTTGCTTCTTGGGGTTGGGGGTTTTGGTAGGGTCTACAAGGGGACAGTGGAAGATGGGACTAAAGTTGCTGTGAAGAGAGGTAACCCCAGATCTGAACAAGGTCTTGCGGAATTTCGAACTGAGATCGAAATGCTGTCCAAACTCCGTCATCGGCACCTGGTCTCTCTTATTGGGTATTGCGATGAGCGGTCAGAAATGATACTGGTTTATGAATACATGGCAAATGGGCCCCTCCGGAGCCATCTTTATGGAACAGATCTCCCTCCTCTCTCATGGAAGCAACGGCTTGAGATTTGCATAGGGGCTTGTAGGGGTCTTCACTATCTCCACACAGGGGCAGCTCAAAGTATTATTCACAGAGATGTGAAGACAACAAATATACTCTTGGATGAGAATTTTGTAGCCAAAGTTGCTGATTTTGGTCTCTCTAAAACAGGTCCAGCTTTGGATCAGACCCATGTGAGTACTGCCGTGAAGGGTAGTTTTGGCTACCTTGATCCTGAATACTTCAGAAGACAGCAACTTACTGAGAAATCAGATGTTTATTCATTTGGGGTGGTTCTAATGGAAGTTCTATGCACAAGACCGGCTTTAAACCCTGTGCTCCCTAGGGAACAAGTTAATATCGCGGAATGGGCAATGACTTGGCAAAAGAAAGGGATGTTGGATCAAATCATGGACCAGAATCTGGTAGGGAAGGTAAATCCGGCTTCCCTTAGAAAGTTTGGAGAGACAGCGGAGAAGTGTTTGGCTGAGCACGGGGTGGACAGGCCATCAATGGGTGATGTTCTGTGGAACCTTGAGTATGCTCTTCAGCTCGAGGAGACATCATCAGCTCTCATGGAACCCGAGGATAATAGTACAAATCATATCCCAGTCATTCCACTGACTCCACTTGAGCCATTCGATAATAGTGTCAGTATGGTTGATGGTGTGGCTTCTGGCACTGATGACGATGCGGAAGATGCTGCGACAAGTGCTGTTTTCTCGCAGCTGGTTAATCCACGTGGAAGATAA
- the LOC131330271 gene encoding uncharacterized protein LOC131330271 — protein sequence MKILSNNCFLIILLLFVSGAAQIKADYTTCMNRASPCFMEQLQCPSECPSQYPSDPQAKVCYIRCNSPMCTSPVCRTRKPNCNTPGAACLDPRFIGADGTVFYFHGKSNEHFSLVSDLNIQINARFIGLRPAGRPRDYTWIQALGILFGSHSFSVEAIKAATWEDEIDHLKFSYNGKELVIPETYPSLSLSAQNDLKVQRTSRKNSVLVTLSEVAEISVNVVPVTKEDDRIHNYQIPSDDCFAHLEVQFKFYELSTKVEGVLGRTYQPDFKNPAKPGVAMPVVGGENKYRTTSLLSADCGSCVFSPVGVYNKDESLVIDFGLLDCTAGASTGNGIMCKK from the exons ATGAAGATCTTAAGCAACAATTGCTTTCTGATCATTCTGCTTCTCTTTGTATCTGGTGCAGCACAAATCAAGGCAGATTATACTACCTGCATGAATCGCGCTAGCCCGTGCTTTATGGAGCAACTTCAATGCCCATCGGAATGCCCTTCTCAATATCCGTCTGACCCACAAGCTAAAGTTTGCTATATCCGTTGCAATTCACCTATGTGCACATCACCCGTGTGCAGAA CTAGGAAACCAAATTGCAATACCCCTGGAGCTGCATGCTTGGACCCGCGGTTCATCGGCGCAGATGGCACTGTATTCTACTTCCACGGGAAAAGCAACGAGCATTTCAGCTTGGTTTCAGATCTCAATATCCAAATCAATGCTCGCTTCATTGGTCTAAGGCCAGCGGGTAGACCAAGGGACTACACCTGGATTCAAGCACTAGGAATCCTTTTTGGCTCTCACAGTTTCTCTGTCGAGGCCATCAAAGCAGCAACATGGGAAGACGAAATCGACCACCTAAAATTCTCATACAATGGCAAAGAGCTAGTCATACCCGAAACATACCCATCTTTGTCGTTATCCGCACAAAACGACCTAAAAGTACAAAGAACATCGAGGAAGAATAGTGTTTTAGTCACTCTATCAGAAGTTGCTGAAATTTCAGTCAATGTGGTGCCAGTGACCAAGGAAGATGACAGAATCCATAACTACCAGATACCTTCGGATGACTGCTTTGCTCACTTAGAGGTGCAATTCAAATTCTATGAACTTTCCACAAAGGTTGAAGGTGTGCTCGGCCGGACTTACCAACCAGATTTCAAGAATCCGGCAAAGCCTGGTGTTGCAATGCCGGTGGTGGGAGGTGAAAACAAATATAGGACCACGTCGCTTCTATCTGCAGATTGTGGTTCTTGTGTGTTTTCTCCAGTTGGGGTTTACAACAAGGATGAATCGCTGGTTATAGATTTTGGCCTGCTAGATTGCACCGCTGGGGCTAGCACTGGGAATGGAATCATGTGCAAGAAATGA
- the LOC131330272 gene encoding uncharacterized protein LOC131330272, with the protein MKILSNSCFLIILLLFVSGAVQIIKADYCTCTNYNSHCYYKQLPCPAECPSENPSNPKAKVCYIDCDSPMCTPVCRTRKPNCNTPGAACLDPRFIGADGTVFYFHGKSNEHFSLVSDLDLQINARFIGLRPAGRSRDYTWIQALGILFGSHSFSVEAVKAATWEDEIDHLKFSFNGKELAIPETYPSLWLSAQNDLKVQRTSRKNSVLVTLPGVAEISVNVVPVTREDDRIHNYQIPSDDCFAHLEVQFKFYDLSTRVEGVLGRTYQPDFKNPAKQGVAMPVVGGENKYRTTSLLSADCGSCVFSPVGVHNKDESLVMDFGLLDCTAGANSGNGIVCRK; encoded by the exons ATGAAGATCTTAAGCAACAGTTGTTTTTTGATCATTCTGCTTCTCTTTGTATCTGGTGCAGTACAAATCATCAAGGCAGATTATTGTACCTGCACGAACTACAATAGCCACTGCTATTACAAGCAGCTTCCATGCCCAGCGGAATGCCCTTCTGAAAATCCGTCTAACCCAAAGGCTAAAGTTTGCTATATTGACTGCGACTCACCTATGTGCACACCCGTGTGCAGAA CTAGGAAGCCAAATTGCAATACCCCTGGAGCAGCATGCTTGGACCCGCGGTTCATTGGCGCAGATGGCACTGTATTCTACTTCCATGGGAAAAGCAACGAGCATTTCAGCTTGGTTTCAGATCTCGATCTGCAAATCAATGCTCGCTTCATTGGCCTAAGGCCAGCAGGTAGATCTAGGGACTACACATGGATTCAAGCTCTAGGAATCCTTTTCGGCTCTCACAGTTTCTCTGTCGAGGCTGTCAAAGCAGCAACATGGGAAGACGAAATCGACCACCTAAAATTCTCATTCAATGGCAAAGAGCTAGCCATACCCGAAACATACCCATCTTTGTGGTTATCTGCACAAAACGACCTTAAAGTACAAAGAACGTCGAGGAAGAATAGTGTTTTAGTCACTCTACCAGGAGTTGCTGAAATTTCAGTCAATGTGGTGCCAGTGACCAGGGAAGATGACAGAATCCATAACTACCAGATACCTTCAGACGACTGCTTTGCTCACTTAGAGGTGCAGTTCAAATTCTACGACCTTTCCACAAGGGTTGAAGGTGTGCTTGGCCGGACTTACCAACCAGATTTCAAGAACCCGGCAAAGCAAGGTGTTGCAATGCCGGTGGTGGGAGGTGAAAACAAATATAGGACCACATCGCTTCTATCTGCGGATTGTGGTTCTTGTGTGTTTTCTCCAGTTGGGGTTCACAACAAGGATGAATCACTGGTTATGGATTTTGGCCTGTTAGATTGCACAGCTGGGGCTAACAGTGGGAACGGAATCGTTTGCAGGAAATGA
- the LOC131330273 gene encoding uncharacterized protein LOC131330273, with translation MKILSNNCFLIILLLFVSGAVQIKGGEYCTCVNRASPCFYKQLPCPAGCPSQNPADPMAKVCYINCNSPMCTPECKTRKPNCNTPGAACLDPRFIGADGTVFYFHGKRNEHFTLVSDLNLQINARFIGLRPAGRHRDNTWIQALGILFDSYSFSVEAIKAEAWDDEIDHLKFSYNGKELVIPETYPSLWVSAQNNLKVERTSRKNSVLVTLPEVAEISVDVVPVTEEDDRIHNYQIPLDDCFAHLEVQFKFFGLSSKVEGVLGRTYQPDFKNPAKPGVAMPVVGGENKYRTTSLLSADCDSCVFSPVGVHSKDESLARDVMQIE, from the exons ATGAAGATCTTAAGCAACAATTGCTTTTTGATCATTCTGCTTCTCTTTGTATCTGGTGCAGTACAAATCAAGGGAGGAGAATATTGTACCTGCGTGAATCGCGCAAGCCCATGCTTTTACAAGCAGCTTCCGTGCCCAGCGGGATGCCCTTCTCAAAATCCGGCTGACCCAATGGCTAAAGTTTGCTATATCAACTGCAATTCACCTATGTGCACACCTGAATGCAAAA CTAGGAAACCAAATTGCAATACCCCTGGAGCAGCGTGCTTGGACCCGCGGTTCATTGGTGCAGATGGCACTGTATTCTATTTCCATGGCAAAAGAAACGAGCATTTCACCTTGGTTTCAGATCTCAATCTCCAAATCAACGCTCGCTTTATTGGACTAAGGCCAGCGGGTAGACATAGGGACAACACGTGGATTCAAGCACTAGGAATCCTTTTTGACTCTTACAGTTTCTCTGTTGAGGCTATCAAAGCAGAAGCatgggatgatgaaattgaccACCTAAAATTCTCATACAATGGCAAAGAGCTAGTCATACCCGAAACCTACCCATCTTTGTGGGTATCTGCACAAAACAACCTAAAAGTAGAAAGAACATCGAGGAAAAACAGTGTTTTGGTTACTCTACCTGAAGTTGCAGAAATTTCAGTCGATGTGGTGCCAGTGACCGAGGAAGATGACAGAATCCATAACTACCAAATACCTTTGGACGACTGCTTTGCTCACTTAGAGGTGCAATTCAAATTCTTCGGCCTTTCCTCAAAGGTTGAAGGTGTGCTTGGTCGGACTTACCAGCCAGACTTTAAGAATCCAGCAAAGCCTGGTGTTGCAATGCCGGTGGTGGGAGGTGAAAACAAATATAGGACCACGTCGCTTTTGTCTGCAGATTGTGATTCTTGTGTTTTTTCTCCAGTTGGGGTTCACAGCAAGGATGAATCTCTGGCTAGGGATGTGATGCAGATTGAGTAG